In Fluviicola taffensis DSM 16823, the following are encoded in one genomic region:
- a CDS encoding helicase-related protein produces the protein MSTKFFTNTEDKTVFQKFKGILENMKDIYAFHAVVGYFRSSGYFALQEYLKDIKDIKILVGINVDEMFAESQRKGLLYFGDETKTKHEFLNWFIQDLKDAKYSEEVENGILKFIEDLISGRIEVRAHNSKTLHAKFYLFLPEVHTEHSDGWVIMGSSNLTEAGLGIKKSPNYELNIALKDYDDVEFTKKEFNILWEQSTPILPADIKEFKKKTHIGQNYTPFEIYLKLLIEYFGKNIDYDPDTVGDLPKTYKKLSYQIDAVNQGFSMLMEHNGFFLSDVVGLGKTIVASMIAKRFMIANGSMNTKILVVYPPALEKNWKSTFRMFGLDKHTKFITNGSLDKIIKGDDLNYWLKEDYDLILVDEAHKYRNHASATFAQLQRICKAPRNGDGLVKGKNKKVMLISATPLNNRPQDLYYQLLLFQDARKSTLPVTNLQSFFGPIVREYRDIMKEDNPEIQRIRDMYNQIRERVISQITVRRTRRDLKNYPKYIDDLKEQGIVFPEIAPLKPVVYSLNSKLGKLFYQTIFYLTDEDKVNYFRYQAIRFLNQDDRDKYYEQAVLVSKSLAGIMKTLMVKRLESSFHSFKITLRNLMVSTERMIQMFENDKVLIAPDLNINELVEKGFSMEEIEELIEKISVENPRNNVFKAEDFDPDFLEGLKKDHSLLKDLYKQWSEIKEDPKLDELLKTFENELFNKEINPTGQLVIFTESNDTAEYLYEKLKDYDGKGVLKISSENRKKVFETIQKNFDANYIGERKDDYHILITTDVLAEGVNLHRANVLVNYDTPWNATRLMQRTGRINRIGSIAGVVYNYNFYPSQQGDEEIKLYKNALIKLQGFHSAFGEDAQVFTHEELVEQFELFKEGMPDEEDKRLKYLRFIREFKDANPIEFKRIKAFPMKARTARKNSNAKDDSLNNASLVFLKSPYKMEFYSVSAEKKVVPLTFIEAAEYFESNASELSGELPTSHFGQVQAALDEFDKEFFSSTDEGVTTTDKADAISAQAKKFLREQKGITRSEETKNACTELIELVDKGTFTPLPNEIRKMKRELDKRSITHGQVDNLIILLSKKYSLSSSETDSSDSQQEIDVNITPSIVITETFVP, from the coding sequence ATGAGCACTAAGTTTTTTACAAATACTGAGGATAAGACCGTTTTCCAAAAATTCAAAGGGATTCTTGAAAACATGAAAGACATTTATGCATTTCATGCAGTGGTTGGTTATTTCAGATCTTCAGGTTATTTTGCTTTGCAAGAATATTTAAAAGATATCAAAGACATAAAAATCCTTGTTGGAATCAATGTTGATGAAATGTTTGCAGAGTCACAACGAAAAGGATTGCTCTATTTTGGTGATGAAACTAAAACAAAACATGAATTTTTGAATTGGTTTATCCAAGACTTGAAAGATGCGAAGTACTCAGAAGAAGTTGAAAATGGAATTTTAAAATTCATTGAAGATTTGATTTCTGGTAGAATTGAAGTTCGTGCACACAACTCTAAAACTTTGCATGCTAAGTTCTATTTATTTCTTCCAGAAGTACATACAGAGCATTCCGATGGTTGGGTAATAATGGGGTCTTCAAATCTCACTGAAGCTGGGCTTGGAATCAAAAAATCTCCAAATTATGAATTGAACATTGCATTGAAAGATTATGATGATGTTGAGTTTACTAAAAAAGAATTCAATATCCTTTGGGAGCAATCTACTCCAATCCTTCCAGCAGATATTAAAGAATTCAAGAAGAAGACGCATATTGGACAAAATTATACTCCTTTCGAGATTTACCTGAAATTACTAATCGAGTATTTCGGTAAGAATATAGACTATGATCCTGATACCGTTGGAGATCTTCCCAAAACCTATAAAAAATTAAGTTACCAAATTGATGCAGTAAACCAAGGTTTCTCAATGTTAATGGAGCATAATGGGTTTTTCCTTTCGGACGTTGTCGGTTTAGGTAAAACAATAGTTGCTTCAATGATTGCTAAACGCTTTATGATAGCTAATGGCTCCATGAACACGAAAATATTGGTTGTTTATCCACCTGCATTAGAAAAAAATTGGAAAAGCACATTCCGAATGTTTGGTTTGGATAAACACACAAAATTTATAACCAATGGTAGTTTGGATAAGATTATCAAAGGTGATGATCTCAATTATTGGTTGAAAGAGGATTATGATTTGATTCTTGTTGATGAGGCACACAAATATAGAAATCACGCTTCAGCAACTTTTGCTCAATTGCAGCGGATTTGTAAGGCTCCAAGAAATGGTGATGGATTGGTAAAAGGAAAAAACAAAAAAGTAATGTTGATTTCTGCTACGCCATTAAATAACAGACCTCAAGATTTATACTACCAATTATTATTGTTCCAGGATGCAAGAAAGAGTACTTTACCTGTAACAAATCTCCAGTCTTTTTTCGGACCAATAGTTCGTGAGTATAGAGACATAATGAAGGAAGATAATCCGGAAATACAGCGAATTCGTGATATGTATAATCAAATTCGTGAGCGAGTGATTTCTCAAATTACCGTGCGTAGAACAAGACGCGATTTAAAGAACTATCCTAAATACATTGATGATTTGAAAGAACAAGGAATTGTTTTTCCTGAAATAGCTCCTTTAAAACCAGTTGTATACTCTTTGAATTCCAAATTAGGCAAGTTATTTTATCAAACCATTTTCTATTTAACCGATGAAGATAAAGTCAACTATTTCAGGTATCAAGCTATTCGCTTCTTGAATCAAGACGACAGAGATAAATATTATGAGCAAGCAGTTCTCGTTTCGAAGTCGCTTGCTGGAATCATGAAAACATTGATGGTGAAACGATTGGAAAGTAGTTTTCATTCGTTTAAAATCACCTTGAGAAATTTGATGGTCTCAACTGAACGAATGATTCAAATGTTTGAGAATGACAAAGTCCTAATTGCTCCTGATTTGAATATAAATGAGTTAGTTGAGAAAGGCTTTTCAATGGAAGAGATTGAAGAGTTAATTGAAAAAATAAGTGTTGAAAATCCTAGAAACAATGTATTTAAAGCTGAGGATTTTGATCCGGATTTTTTGGAAGGGCTAAAAAAAGACCATTCGTTATTAAAAGACTTGTACAAACAATGGTCCGAAATCAAAGAAGACCCCAAGTTGGATGAACTTCTAAAGACCTTTGAAAACGAATTGTTCAATAAAGAGATTAACCCAACTGGACAGTTAGTAATTTTTACAGAAAGCAATGATACAGCAGAGTATTTGTATGAAAAGCTGAAGGACTATGACGGCAAAGGTGTGTTGAAAATCTCTTCTGAAAACAGGAAAAAGGTTTTTGAAACGATTCAGAAAAATTTTGATGCAAATTACATTGGTGAGCGAAAAGACGATTACCATATTCTAATTACAACAGATGTTTTGGCTGAAGGTGTAAACCTACATCGTGCGAATGTATTAGTAAATTATGATACACCATGGAACGCAACCCGTTTAATGCAAAGAACGGGGCGTATTAATCGAATTGGAAGTATTGCAGGTGTTGTTTACAATTACAACTTCTATCCCTCGCAACAAGGTGATGAAGAAATTAAATTGTATAAAAATGCCCTAATTAAGCTTCAAGGATTTCACAGTGCCTTTGGTGAAGATGCTCAAGTCTTTACGCATGAAGAGTTAGTTGAACAGTTTGAATTATTCAAAGAAGGAATGCCTGACGAAGAAGATAAGCGCCTCAAATATTTGCGTTTCATCCGGGAGTTTAAAGATGCTAATCCTATTGAATTTAAGCGTATCAAAGCTTTTCCTATGAAAGCGCGAACAGCTCGTAAGAATTCAAATGCAAAAGATGATTCATTGAATAACGCAAGCTTGGTCTTTTTGAAATCACCATATAAAATGGAGTTCTATAGTGTTTCTGCTGAAAAGAAGGTAGTGCCTTTAACTTTCATTGAAGCTGCTGAGTATTTTGAATCAAATGCTTCCGAACTGTCTGGTGAATTGCCTACTTCTCATTTTGGTCAAGTGCAAGCTGCATTAGATGAATTTGATAAAGAATTTTTCAGTTCTACTGACGAAGGTGTTACAACGACGGATAAAGCTGATGCAATTAGTGCGCAAGCCAAAAAGTTCTTACGTGAACAAAAAGGGATTACACGTAGTGAAGAAACCAAAAATGCTTGCACTGAATTGATTGAATTGGTAGATAAAGGAACATTTACTCCTTTGCCAAATGAAATTCGAAAAATGAAACGTGAGTTGGATAAGCGTTCGATTACTCACGGTCAAGTAGATAATCTGATTATTCTACTTTCTAAAAAATACAGTCTTTCTTCCAGTGAAACAGATTCAAGTGATTCTCAGCAAGAAATTGATGTAAATATTACTCCTTCCATTGTGATCACTGAAACTTTTGTTCCATGA
- a CDS encoding PDDEXK nuclease domain-containing protein, with protein sequence MKINSLVHQIQLIDSNLSVQANKAVNQLLTMRNWLIGHYIVEFEQKGEERATYGDKLIETLAENLKIANVKGLSSRNLNLFREFYFAFPEILQSVTAVLDNPSNKISQSLTAELKNVELGTLQSLTEELENRTQSVDSTQDSLATKMIESLSFTHITLLIPISDPLKRTFYIIEAIKGTWSVRELKRQINALLFERSGISKKPELLIPLVQTVPEQQKGLVKDVYTFEFLGLPIKDAVEESDLESALLDHLREFILELGHGFCLEARQKRILIGNEYYFIDLVFYHRILKCHILIELKVEEFNHANAGQLNTYLNYYKKEMKEIGDNEPIGILLVTDTNQALVEYATAGMDQNLFVSKYLLQLPSIEKLTTFINQELKSI encoded by the coding sequence ATGAAAATAAATAGCCTCGTTCATCAAATTCAACTGATCGATTCTAATCTTTCAGTTCAAGCAAATAAAGCAGTAAATCAATTGCTTACAATGCGTAACTGGCTAATTGGTCATTACATTGTTGAGTTTGAACAAAAAGGTGAAGAAAGAGCAACTTATGGCGATAAATTGATTGAAACACTAGCTGAAAATCTAAAAATCGCTAATGTAAAAGGTTTGTCTTCTAGAAATTTAAACTTGTTTCGAGAGTTTTATTTCGCTTTTCCTGAGATTCTGCAGTCAGTGACTGCAGTATTGGATAACCCTTCAAATAAGATTTCGCAGTCACTGACTGCAGAATTGAAAAACGTAGAATTGGGAACTCTTCAGTCACTGACCGAAGAGTTGGAAAACAGGACCCAAAGCGTTGATAGCACACAAGATTCTCTCGCTACTAAAATGATTGAATCGCTATCATTCACACATATAACACTACTCATTCCAATTTCAGATCCATTAAAACGAACCTTCTATATCATTGAAGCGATTAAAGGTACATGGTCAGTCCGCGAACTAAAACGACAAATCAATGCCTTGTTGTTTGAACGCTCTGGAATTTCTAAAAAGCCAGAATTGTTAATACCCCTTGTTCAGACAGTTCCGGAACAACAAAAAGGTTTGGTAAAAGATGTGTATACGTTCGAATTTTTAGGACTACCGATCAAAGATGCTGTTGAAGAATCAGATTTAGAATCAGCACTCTTAGATCATTTACGTGAGTTCATATTAGAATTGGGTCATGGATTTTGTTTGGAAGCAAGACAAAAAAGAATCCTAATCGGCAACGAATACTACTTCATTGATTTAGTATTCTACCATCGTATATTGAAATGCCATATTCTCATTGAATTGAAAGTGGAAGAGTTCAATCATGCGAATGCTGGTCAACTAAACACATACCTGAACTACTACAAAAAAGAAATGAAGGAAATCGGTGACAATGAACCAATTGGAATATTGTTAGTAACTGATACAAACCAAGCATTGGTAGAATATGCAACTGCAGGAATGGATCAAAACCTTTTTGTCAGTAAATACCTCCTGCAGTTACCAAGTATTGAAAAATTGACCACATTCATTAACCAAGAATTGAAAAGCATTTAA